The following proteins are encoded in a genomic region of Channa argus isolate prfri chromosome 3, Channa argus male v1.0, whole genome shotgun sequence:
- the serping1 gene encoding plasma protease C1 inhibitor — protein sequence MKLTVVGCSRNITGKKLNLDTLWKSRMRLQIIHCILLQLIFELSSCTHLRVIPGYSLELPCLAFQADLSGASITWTFNDKDVLASGLEVKKDGLILSISTVTAAHEGQYVCLLKENNMELINTYDITVVASTVYNIKAAAGSDVKFPCYFPTDQQVNNNALWFKDTNAGKTKLNLEDENNNKMEHLFPLERDQTVLLRDAVMEDGGVYHCESEDGQKLSTVNVVIDVDPTPEPHSCQNLTAPWEACLDENSRTGEPILQESMTEFSMKLYSYLRALNPASNLLFSPVSISGLLTHLLLGAREDTRNAIERAVFVPHNFHCVHFYTKKLREKLDSSLQMASQIYYNPGINVSESFIDQSIQFYEAEPTKLLENSEENAKMINSWVANKTQNKITHLVDKVSPHTQLMLLNAVSFNGQWQVKFELKGKKGNFIKMNGDLVKVPVLHQQKYKAAMTHDVELQAQVAKFALTGGSSLYILLPRTHSATHLQQVEERMTDTAVLQMIERMKTTPLQQIDVTLPQIKLDVEPDMNILLKKLGLSSLSEGANLCGLYSEDKIILDDARHRAFLALTEKGVEAGAVTSASFSRSFPTFSALRPFIMLLWSDEANVPLFVGRVTEPQ from the exons ATGAAGTTAACAGTGGTTGGATGTAGCAGAAACATTACTGGTAAAAAACTGAATTTGGACACATTGTGGAAGTCAAGA ATGAGACTACAGATCATACATTGCATCTTGTTGCAGCTCATTTTTGAG CTTTCTTCATGCACACATCTCCGGGTGATACCTGGTTACTCCCTGGAGCTGCCATGTCTCGCATTTCAAGCTGACCTTTCTGGAGCTTCTATCACCTGGACATTCAATG ATAAAGATGTATTAGCATCTGGCTTGGAAGTTAAAAAGGATGGCTTGATTCTCTCTATATCAACTGTAACTGCTGCCCACGAGGgccagtatgtgtgtttgttgaagGAGAACAATATGGAGCTAATAAACACATACGACATCACAGTTGTTG CATCCACTGTCTATAACATTAAGGCAGCTGCAGGCTCAGATGTTAAGTTTCCGTGCTATTTTCCAACTGACCAACAAGTCAACAACAATGCACTCTGGTTTAAAGACACGAATGCTGGCAAGACAAAACTGAATCTTGAAGATGAGaataataacaaaatggaaCATCTTTTTCCGCTTGAACGTGATCAGACAGTCCTACTCAGAGACGCAGTCATGGAAGATGGAGGAGTTTACCACTGTGAATCTGAAGATGGGCAGAAGCTGAGCACTGTAAATGTTGTTATTGATG TTGATCCTACCCCTGAGCCTCACTCTTGCCAAAACCTCACTGCACCGTGGGAGGCCTGCCTAGATGAGAACAGCCGCACAGGGGAACCCATACTGCAGGAATCCATGACAGAGTTTTCCATGAAGCTGTATTCTTACCTCAGAGCCTTAAATCCCGCTAGTAACCTGCTTTTCTCTCCTGTTAGCATCAGTGGGCTTCTTACACATTTGTTGTTAG GTGCAAGAGAAGACACTCGCAATGCCATTGAGAGGGCAGTCTTTGTGCCTCACAATTTCCACTGTGTTCATTTTTACACAAAGAAGCTGAGAGAGAAGTTGGACAGCTCTTTGCAGATGGCTTCTCAGATCTACTATAACCCAG GAATAAATGTGAGTGAGTCCTTTATTGACCAGTCCATTCAATTCTACGAAGCGGAGCCAACCAAACTGCTGGAAAACAGCGAGGAAAATGCAAAGATGATCAACAGCTGGGTGgcaaacaaaacccaaaataaaatcacacatttgGTTGACAAAGTTTCACCACATACACAGCTGATGCTCCTCAATGCTGTCTCCTTTAATG gtcaGTGGCAGGTCAAGTTTGagctgaaaggaaagaaaggaaactTCATCAAAATGAATGGTGATCTGGTAAAGGTTCCAGTCCTCCATCAGCAGAAATACAAGGCAGCTATGACTCATGATGTTGAGCTACAAGCACAG GTGGCGAAGTTTGCTCTCACCGGTGGAAGCAGTCTTTACATCCTGCTGCCTCGCACTCACAGTGCAACTCACCTGCAGCAGGTAGAGGAGAGGATGACGGACACAGCTGTGCTTCAAATGATAGAACGCATGAAAACAACACCTCTTCAACAAATCGATGTCACTCTGCCCCAAATCAAGCTGGACGTCGAGCCAGACATGAACATTCTTCTCAAGAAATTGG GACTGTCGTCACTTTCCGAGGGTGCCAACCTGTGTGGCCTCTACTCTGAAGACAAGATAATCCTGGATGATGCAAGACACAGGGCCTTCCTTGCACTCACCGAAAAAGGAGTGGAGGCTGGTGCTGTCACCTCTGCGTCATTCTCCCGCTCTTTCCCTACTTTCTCTGCCCTGCGGCCTTTCATTATGCTGCTGTGGAGCGACGAGGCCAATGTGCCACTCTTTGTTGGCAGAGTGACTGAACCACAGTGA